The proteins below come from a single Gordonia sp. X0973 genomic window:
- the aspS gene encoding aspartate--tRNA ligase, translating to MLRTHLAGSLRRESAGETVTVAGWVARRRDHGGVVFIDLRDASGLVQVVFRDDAVAAAAHRLRSEFCIAVTGVVEVRPEGSENPNLASGAVEINAARLEVLNESAPLPFQLDEQPGEEVRLRYRYLDLRRDDPAAAIRLRSAASAAARGVLSANDFVEIETPTLTRSTPEGARDFLVPARLQPGTFYALPQSPQLFKQLLMVAGMERYYQIARCYRDEDFRADRQPEFTQLDIEMSFVDEDDVIALAEQILVALWRLIGVEITTPIPRMTYADALRRFGSDKPDLRFDLELVECAEFFSDTPFRVFQAPYVGAVVMPGGAGQPRRTLDAWQEWAKQRGAKGLAYVLVGEDGELGGPVAKNLSDAERAGLAEHVGAKPGDCVFFAAGPAKAQRALLGAARVEIATRLGLIPAPGDAVDPATADWAFTWVVDAPLFEPADDATAAGDVAVGSGSWTAVHHAFTSPKPESLDDLEADPGAALAFAYDIVCNGNEIGGGSIRIHRRDVQERVFAIMGISHDEAQEKFGFLLDAFAFGAPPHGGIAFGWDRITALLAGESSIREVIAFPKSGGGVDPLTAAPAPITAAQRKESGIDAKPDAPKAESKASGSSGQ from the coding sequence GTGCTGCGCACCCATCTCGCAGGATCACTGCGCCGAGAGTCGGCCGGCGAGACCGTCACGGTCGCCGGCTGGGTGGCACGCCGTCGCGACCACGGCGGTGTGGTGTTCATCGATCTGCGCGACGCCTCCGGCCTGGTCCAGGTCGTCTTCCGCGACGACGCGGTCGCCGCCGCCGCGCACCGCCTGCGCTCGGAGTTCTGCATCGCGGTCACCGGCGTGGTGGAGGTGCGCCCGGAGGGGTCGGAGAACCCGAACCTCGCCTCGGGCGCGGTGGAGATCAACGCCGCCCGCCTGGAGGTGCTCAACGAGTCGGCGCCGCTGCCGTTCCAGCTCGACGAGCAGCCCGGCGAGGAGGTGCGCCTGCGCTACCGCTACCTGGATCTGCGGCGCGACGACCCGGCCGCGGCGATCCGGCTGCGCTCGGCCGCCAGTGCCGCGGCCCGCGGCGTGTTGTCGGCCAACGACTTCGTCGAGATCGAGACGCCGACGTTGACGCGGTCCACCCCGGAGGGCGCCCGTGACTTCCTGGTCCCCGCGCGGTTGCAACCGGGCACGTTCTACGCCCTCCCGCAGAGCCCGCAGCTGTTCAAACAGCTGCTGATGGTCGCCGGGATGGAGCGCTACTACCAGATCGCGCGCTGCTACCGCGACGAGGATTTCCGCGCCGACCGGCAGCCCGAGTTCACCCAGCTCGACATCGAGATGAGTTTCGTCGACGAGGACGACGTCATCGCGCTGGCCGAGCAGATCCTGGTCGCCCTGTGGCGCCTCATCGGCGTCGAGATCACCACGCCGATCCCGCGGATGACCTATGCGGACGCGTTGCGGCGCTTCGGCTCCGACAAGCCGGACCTGCGGTTCGACCTGGAACTCGTCGAATGCGCCGAGTTCTTCTCCGACACCCCGTTCCGCGTCTTCCAGGCGCCGTATGTCGGCGCCGTCGTCATGCCGGGCGGTGCCGGGCAGCCGCGTCGCACACTCGACGCCTGGCAGGAGTGGGCCAAGCAACGCGGCGCGAAGGGGCTCGCCTACGTCCTGGTCGGCGAGGACGGCGAACTCGGCGGGCCGGTCGCCAAGAACCTCTCCGACGCCGAGCGGGCCGGATTGGCCGAGCACGTCGGCGCGAAGCCGGGGGATTGCGTGTTCTTCGCCGCCGGACCCGCGAAGGCACAGCGGGCCCTGCTGGGCGCTGCGCGAGTCGAGATCGCCACGCGGCTGGGGTTGATCCCCGCCCCGGGCGACGCGGTGGATCCCGCCACGGCCGACTGGGCGTTCACCTGGGTGGTCGACGCGCCGCTGTTCGAGCCGGCCGACGACGCCACCGCCGCCGGCGACGTCGCCGTCGGATCGGGCAGTTGGACCGCGGTCCACCACGCGTTCACCTCGCCGAAGCCGGAGTCCCTGGACGACCTCGAGGCCGATCCGGGCGCGGCGCTGGCCTTCGCCTACGACATCGTGTGCAACGGCAACGAGATCGGCGGCGGATCGATCCGCATCCATCGCCGCGACGTGCAGGAGCGGGTCTTCGCGATCATGGGGATCAGCCACGACGAGGCGCAGGAGAAGTTCGGCTTCCTGCTCGACGCCTTCGCCTTCGGCGCCCCGCCGCACGGCGGCATCGCCTTCGGGTGGGACCGGATCACCGCGCTCCTGGCCGGCGAGTCGTCGATCCGCGAGGTCATCGCCTTCCCGAAGTCCGGTGGTGGCGTTGACCCGCTGACCGCCGCGCCTGCCCCGATCACCGCAGCACAGCGCAAGGAGTCGGGCATCGACGCGAAACCGGACGCCCCGAAAGCCGAGTCGAAGGCTTCGGGGTCGTCAGGGCAGTGA